The Fluviispira sanaruensis sequence CTAGTGCTCTTGCCCTTTCAACACCACCAGCATCGGGTGAAACAGTGATGACATTTTCTAAATTCATTTTGGTGAAGTGTTCTACAAAGACAGGTTTGCTAAAGAGATGATCGACCGGAAGGTTAAAGAAACCTTGGATAGCTCCCGTATGGAGTTCGATGGTGAGAATGCGGTTTACACCCGCACTGACGAGAAGATCGGCTATCAATTTTGCCGTAATGGGTGTTCTCGGTGCGCTTTTGCGCTCTTGGCGACTGTACCCGTAATAAGGGATAACCGCTGTGATACGCTGGGCACTGGCTCGTCTCAGTGCGTCGATCATGATGAGAAGTTCCATGACATTTTCGTTTGTCGGAGCACAAGTAGGCTGAATAATAAAGACATCCCGCCCTCTCACATTGCTTTCAATTTCAATTCGAGTTTCCCCATCAGAAAATCGACCAATGAGAGCAGTTCCTAGGGGAACATCTAGATATTGACATATTTTATGTGCCAATTCATGATTTGCATTGCCTGAAAATATAAGGAGTTCACTTTCCATATGATTAACCCGCTAAAATAGAGTAAAATAATGACACATAGACCTTTACTCTGTAACGGCAAAATCATCTAAATGCAACCGAAGATAAAAAAAGCGGAGCACAGTTTTCTTGCAAACCGCAACCAAGATTCCATCTTGAGAATCTAAACCCATCCTTAGGCAAATCAACTGATTTCAAAGCTGATGTCCAAAGTGCCTTGCTAAACAATGGCACAAATTAGGTTTCCTTTTCACCTTCCTCCTGAAGGTCGTTTGCATGACGACTGTGAGCCGCTAAACATACTTTCGACGGCTTTGCAATTTTTTAAACAATTAAAACTTTCAGGATCGTCAATTATTTGATAGGAAATTTTCTCTTAAGGTAATTCATATAATTAGCGATATTTAAGTCTTTCTTTGTTGCCTTTTTTAAAACCTCAGGACCAGTGAATTTTTTTCCATGACAATAAATATTTTCGATAAGCCATTTTTGCAATTGGGTAAAATCTCCATTTTTAATGTCATTATTAAGATTTGGCAGATCCGCCGAGGCTGCATCAAAAAATTGTGCACTCATTAAGTTACCTAAAGTGTAGCCTTGAAAACTTCCACCAACCAATCCTGCATACCAATGCACATCTTGTAAACAACCATGAGAATCATCTGGAACTTTAACTCCCAAATCACTTAAGTAACAAGCATTCCATGCTTCCGGTAATTCTTTAACCTTTAATTTCCCCTCTAAAAGTTGTTTCTCAAGGTTAAAGCGAATCATTACATGTAAATTGTAAGTGACTTCATCCGACTCAGTGCGAATTAAGGATGGTGTTACATTATTAATGCCGGCATAAAAAGTTTTTAAAGAAACATTTTTTAATTGTTCTGGAAAAAGCATTTGAAAATCTTTATAAAAATATTGCCAAAAATCTATGCTTCTTCCAACCATATTTTCCCAAAGTCGCGATTGACTTTCGTGCACACCCGCAGATGTTCCGCCAAAAAGAATATTTCCATCCAATTCTTTTGCATTGCCCAATTCATAAAATGCATGTCCCAATTCATGAATAGCACCAAAAACACTATCGTTAAAATTATTTTCATCATAGCGATTGGTAATGCGAATATCTCCAAGTGCAAAAGAGATCATAAAAGGATGATGGGTAAGATCAAGGCGCCCACGCGAAAAATCATAACCAATTTCAGTTAAGATTTTCTCCACAAACAATTGCTGATTTTTTTTAGGATACTTTTTATTTAAAAATTCAAAATCTGTTTTTTTTGTAGAAATAATATCTTTTGCAAATGGCACAAGTTCAGATCTTAACTCAGAAAAAATATTTGTAATACTTTCTGCAGTAAAACCATAATCCTGCTCTGCAATCAAGGGGTCTAAAATGTGTTTATGCGGAAAAAACTCTGAGTATTGAAGAGAAAGATCAACTGATTTTTCTAAAAAAGGCTCTATTAATTTGAAATTACTTTCACCTTTAGCTCTTATCCAAGCTTCATAAGATACAGAAAAATGTTGAACCATTTTCGCAATAAAATCGGCGGGAACTTTTGTAGCTAACTCATATTCTCTACGTGCTAGTCGAAGAAAAGAAGCATCATGAGATTCATAGGGTAAATCTTTTTCATAACCTTCTAAATCAGAAAATAACTTCTCAATTTGCGCGTTTGTAACTTTTTCATGAGCAACTTTACTTAAAGTTGCCATTTGCCGCCCTCTGGCCTCGGCTCCCTGAGGAGGCATATAGGTATTTTGATCCCAGTATAAAACCGATGATGCCGCTCGTAAATCTGTTATTTCTGCGAATTTCTCACTTAATATTTTAAATTTTTCATGTTGAGTCATGTTAAATCTCCTTTAAAAATTCTAATGAAGATTATAACAAAAAAATAAATAACGAAAATTTTATTCTTAAATAAATCTCTCATTAATTTTTTTCAATATTTCATCTTTTTTTTCTTTTGGAATAAAAAGAAAATCATAATATTGAACTTTATGATTATTATTGTATTTAGGAAAAGAATTCTCAGAATATTCTAAAACATCTATAACTTTATTGTTTTTTGGCTCATAAATGCAATAATCATTTAACTCTCTTAAAGCTTTGTGCAAATAAGAATCGGCTACGTTTAAATCGTCTAAATAACATTCCATCAAAATAATAGGACGATTTTTTTTTAAAGTTTGTAAACCACCTTCTAAGACATTGGCTTCGTGCCGTTGTACATCCATTTTAATGAGGTCAATTTTGTTTATCATATTTTTGAGGACAAATTGATCTAATGTTTCCAATTCAACGTTGATTTCGTGAGAAATTAAATTGCCTTCACCTTCTATAGATTCAGCATTCAAAGAATGGCCACCGTGATTGGTTGCATCAAAATAAAAGCTAGATTGTCCATTCTTATTTGACAGAGCCACTTTATGCACAGCTATATTTTTAAAATCATTTTGCTTTACTGATTTCTCTAGACATTGATTGGTAATAGGCTCAGGTTCAAAGGCATGAATTTCCATTTCTTTATTTAGATGAGCTAACTTAATAGAAAATATACCAATATTCGCCCCAATATCTAAAAAAGTCGTATCTTGATTGCAGATCATTCTTAAAATTTCGAAATTATCTTTTTCATAACTTTCCATTCCCCACTTAAGTACATGAAAAGAAGGGCCATTCCAGTCTGATGTGTCGACATAAATCTTTTTGTCGTGCCATTCAACGTAGCTGAGAGCAGGTTGTTTAAAAATCTTTAATCTCCTAAGCCAACGTTTCTTAGCAATAAAGTTTACAATATTTCGATTATTTATTGTGATAAACATTAAATTTCTTCCCCAAACCAAGTAGACAAACACTTAGAATATAGCATTTATTCCATTTTATATATAAATGCAAGATTAAATTATGAAAGTAGAATATAGTATTATATAAAATAACTTTTTTACAAAATAAATCATATAAATATACATTATTTTTTGATTAATTTCTTAAATTATTAAATTCCGATATTTCTTTCAAAATATTTTGATCAAGAATATTAAAATCCGAAATACTTCCTTCAACTGCCCCCATACGTTTGAGTTCGGCAAACACACGACTCACTGTTTCAGGTGTCATGTCAGCCAGATCGGCAAAGTCACTGCGGCTCAGAAGTGCTTTTTTATAGAGAGACTTATTTTTCAAATACGGTGAGAAATCCAGAAAACAAGAAGCTAACCTTTGTTTTGCAGATTTGTAACGCACACCTTCAATCCTGTTGTACAAACGGGAGGACACATTGCTTAAGCGCTTTAAAAAATCGAAATATAAAGAGGGATTTTTTTCTGCAATGCCAAAAATGGCAACGTTTGGCACTGCAAAGTAATCACAATGAGTTATGGCTGTACATGTTCTTTCAAAATAAGGAGATTTTGAAAATATTTCAAGCACTCCAAAACTATCACCTTCTTTTGCAAGAGAACTGATAATTGTTTTATCTTTTTCAAATTCACGAGTAAATTTTACACAACCAGAAACAATCAAATATATTGAATATGATTTTTCTCCTGCAATAAAAATATTTTGCTCTTTCTTTACCGAGAGCTCAGAAGAACTTTGGTATAATAATTCAATTTCTTCTTCGTTGAGTGTTGGAAAAAAAGAGGCAAACTTTTTAAATGAATGTCCTTTTGGATTTTTTTTCACATGCAAATCCTTACTGCTAAAAAATTATTCTTTAAAAATCAAACCACTCTTCCCATGTTTTGCCACCATGCTTATCAGTCAATGTTGGTACAACTTTCTCACTAGCAAACTGAGGGAATATTGACTTCAGTGATTCATCTAATGCAAAAACGAATCCACATCCACCAAAAGAAAAATCAAGACGACTACGAAGAATCTCTTCCGCACTCAATTTCGTCAGATTGATGACTTGAGCTATTTTCCCTGAAAAAACTGCTTCATTAGGGTCGAGACCTAGGTTTTTTACGATCGACTCCGTATAAAGAAGATGTGTTGAATGAATAAAATCTTTAGATAAACCTTCCAGTTGAAAGCGTTCCGTAAAATTCTGTTCAAGCACTTGCTGAAATTCTTTAAGCCAATCATGAGTTTGCTCTTCCGATCGGCCACTCATAAAGAGACAGATGGGAGTTAAACACCCTCTTCCTAACCAAAGGCTACAAAGTTTTGCAACTTCTTCCGTAGAGTATTGCAGTCCAACTTTCAAACTGTTTTTTACATCGC is a genomic window containing:
- a CDS encoding ribose-phosphate pyrophosphokinase, which translates into the protein MESELLIFSGNANHELAHKICQYLDVPLGTALIGRFSDGETRIEIESNVRGRDVFIIQPTCAPTNENVMELLIMIDALRRASAQRITAVIPYYGYSRQERKSAPRTPITAKLIADLLVSAGVNRILTIELHTGAIQGFFNLPVDHLFSKPVFVEHFTKMNLENVITVSPDAGGVERARALAKVLGCGLAIVDKRRDRPGVSQVMNLIGDVKGKTAILVDDICDTAGSLTSAAAVLRDRGAVKIYAAITHGVLSGPAISRLNDSCIEKLYITDTIPLSAEAKKCSKIEVLSVSELLGKAIRRIHNSDSISNLFI
- a CDS encoding Crp/Fnr family transcriptional regulator — encoded protein: MKKNPKGHSFKKFASFFPTLNEEEIELLYQSSSELSVKKEQNIFIAGEKSYSIYLIVSGCVKFTREFEKDKTIISSLAKEGDSFGVLEIFSKSPYFERTCTAITHCDYFAVPNVAIFGIAEKNPSLYFDFLKRLSNVSSRLYNRIEGVRYKSAKQRLASCFLDFSPYLKNKSLYKKALLSRSDFADLADMTPETVSRVFAELKRMGAVEGSISDFNILDQNILKEISEFNNLRN
- a CDS encoding carboxypeptidase M32, giving the protein MTQHEKFKILSEKFAEITDLRAASSVLYWDQNTYMPPQGAEARGRQMATLSKVAHEKVTNAQIEKLFSDLEGYEKDLPYESHDASFLRLARREYELATKVPADFIAKMVQHFSVSYEAWIRAKGESNFKLIEPFLEKSVDLSLQYSEFFPHKHILDPLIAEQDYGFTAESITNIFSELRSELVPFAKDIISTKKTDFEFLNKKYPKKNQQLFVEKILTEIGYDFSRGRLDLTHHPFMISFALGDIRITNRYDENNFNDSVFGAIHELGHAFYELGNAKELDGNILFGGTSAGVHESQSRLWENMVGRSIDFWQYFYKDFQMLFPEQLKNVSLKTFYAGINNVTPSLIRTESDEVTYNLHVMIRFNLEKQLLEGKLKVKELPEAWNACYLSDLGVKVPDDSHGCLQDVHWYAGLVGGSFQGYTLGNLMSAQFFDAASADLPNLNNDIKNGDFTQLQKWLIENIYCHGKKFTGPEVLKKATKKDLNIANYMNYLKRKFPIK
- a CDS encoding FkbM family methyltransferase, encoding MFITINNRNIVNFIAKKRWLRRLKIFKQPALSYVEWHDKKIYVDTSDWNGPSFHVLKWGMESYEKDNFEILRMICNQDTTFLDIGANIGIFSIKLAHLNKEMEIHAFEPEPITNQCLEKSVKQNDFKNIAVHKVALSNKNGQSSFYFDATNHGGHSLNAESIEGEGNLISHEINVELETLDQFVLKNMINKIDLIKMDVQRHEANVLEGGLQTLKKNRPIILMECYLDDLNVADSYLHKALRELNDYCIYEPKNNKVIDVLEYSENSFPKYNNNHKVQYYDFLFIPKEKKDEILKKINERFI